From a single Bacillus gobiensis genomic region:
- a CDS encoding transglycosylase domain-containing protein — MTLKKYIYLPLLIGVLTFVLALVVYLIILLLGNYVIDEKKLVMNASTKIVDNHGEQVDELFVENRDPVSFDDIPDHVANAFIAVEDQRFYEHPGIDVKSISRALYRDMIAGGKVEGGSTITQQLAKNIFLSNDKTFLRKTKEVIIALNLEKRYTKEKLLEMYMNQLYFGHGVYGIQAAANYYYSKDVKDLTVSEGAVLASIPKAPSNYSPILHPDKNLERRNTVISLMHDQGFLTAKAALQAQGNTLGLHVQKSSEKPWLDSYIDLVVKEAESKYSISAEQLYQGGYTIRVPMDARLQQAAYELMKEEGYFPGTDKKAEGSAVFIDNNSGGVAAAIGGREYAPRGYNRVISNRQPGSAFKPIAVFGPAMEEKVFQPYSLLDDSKQSYGGYTPRNYDGQYKGKVSMVDAIVFSKNAPAVWTLNRLGTETIQPYLEKVNINIPDKGLAVALGGLETGVSPLQMAGAYRTFAHDGSYEEPYFIQNITDQDGEEIITHKSKQQNVYSKQTAWNMTRMLQETVLTGTAKNGSYDGDLAGKTGSTSYTEVKGATKDAWFAGFNPNVTGAIWMGYDKTDKEHYLKGGSQYPTKLFKDILTKAGEGKNLTFQKPDDVKELDRPIRLAAVEKVTADYSFKALGFFTVTLKWNNQEDDRVIYRIYEKKDGNETLLESVKGENSFTISFSNVFSDTSYRVVPYNSQTNEEGKGPGYVKPKLFTSQIQS, encoded by the coding sequence TTGACATTAAAAAAATACATCTATCTTCCGCTATTAATTGGGGTTTTAACCTTCGTTCTTGCACTCGTTGTTTATCTTATCATCTTACTTCTTGGAAATTACGTCATTGATGAAAAAAAATTGGTCATGAATGCTTCAACGAAAATTGTCGACAATCACGGCGAACAAGTGGACGAACTATTCGTTGAAAATCGAGATCCTGTTTCATTCGATGACATCCCTGATCATGTGGCAAATGCATTTATAGCCGTAGAGGATCAAAGGTTTTATGAACATCCGGGGATTGACGTGAAGTCGATATCCAGGGCGCTGTACAGGGATATGATCGCCGGAGGGAAAGTGGAAGGCGGTAGTACCATCACCCAGCAGCTGGCGAAAAATATTTTTTTATCAAATGATAAAACCTTTTTGCGAAAAACAAAGGAAGTTATTATTGCACTAAACCTTGAAAAACGTTACACAAAGGAGAAGCTGCTTGAAATGTACATGAACCAGCTCTATTTTGGACATGGTGTGTACGGGATTCAGGCAGCAGCCAATTATTATTATAGTAAAGATGTCAAAGACTTAACCGTCAGTGAAGGAGCTGTACTTGCATCAATTCCGAAGGCCCCGTCCAATTATTCGCCGATCCTTCATCCCGATAAAAATCTAGAAAGAAGAAATACAGTCATTTCTCTTATGCATGACCAGGGATTTTTGACGGCAAAAGCTGCATTGCAGGCACAAGGGAATACACTTGGACTTCATGTACAAAAGAGCTCGGAAAAGCCGTGGCTGGACAGTTATATCGACCTGGTCGTTAAAGAAGCGGAAAGCAAATACAGTATATCTGCGGAGCAGCTTTATCAAGGCGGCTATACGATACGTGTGCCTATGGATGCCAGGCTCCAACAGGCCGCATATGAGCTTATGAAAGAAGAAGGCTATTTTCCCGGAACTGATAAGAAGGCAGAAGGAAGTGCTGTGTTTATCGATAATAATTCCGGTGGAGTCGCAGCGGCGATCGGAGGCAGGGAATATGCCCCGAGAGGATATAATCGGGTAATCTCTAATCGGCAGCCTGGATCCGCCTTTAAGCCAATCGCTGTATTCGGACCTGCAATGGAGGAAAAGGTGTTTCAACCGTATTCACTTCTTGATGACAGCAAGCAATCCTACGGTGGCTATACTCCGCGAAATTATGATGGTCAATACAAAGGAAAGGTTTCGATGGTCGACGCGATTGTTTTCAGTAAAAATGCGCCTGCTGTCTGGACGCTTAACCGACTCGGGACAGAAACGATTCAGCCTTATTTGGAAAAAGTGAATATCAATATTCCTGACAAGGGCCTTGCCGTCGCACTGGGCGGACTTGAAACCGGTGTTTCTCCTTTGCAAATGGCTGGTGCTTATCGTACCTTTGCCCATGACGGATCGTACGAAGAACCCTATTTTATCCAGAATATAACCGACCAAGACGGGGAAGAAATCATTACTCATAAAAGCAAACAGCAAAATGTTTACAGCAAGCAAACTGCTTGGAATATGACACGAATGCTGCAGGAAACCGTCTTGACCGGCACAGCGAAAAACGGAAGCTACGACGGAGACCTTGCCGGGAAAACCGGCTCGACCTCTTATACAGAGGTGAAAGGGGCTACGAAGGATGCGTGGTTTGCAGGATTCAATCCAAATGTAACTGGCGCGATATGGATGGGATATGACAAAACGGATAAAGAGCATTATTTAAAAGGGGGGAGTCAGTATCCGACTAAGCTTTTCAAGGATATTTTGACAAAAGCAGGAGAAGGCAAAAATCTAACCTTTCAAAAGCCTGATGATGTAAAAGAGCTTGACCGGCCGATCCGTCTCGCGGCAGTTGAGAAGGTAACTGCAGATTATTCCTTCAAGGCTCTCGGTTTTTTCACTGTCACGCTGAAATGGAACAATCAGGAGGACGATCGGGTTATTTATCGAATTTATGAAAAAAAGGATGGAAACGAGACACTGCTCGAATCAGTAAAGGGAGAAAACAGCTTTACGATTTCGTTCAGTAATGTGTTTTCAGATACATCTTACAGAGTCGTCCCTTATAACAGCCAAACAAATGAGGAAGGAAAAGGGCCTGGATACGTAAAGCCAAAGTTGTTCACTTCACAAATACAGTCCTAG
- the hemE gene encoding uroporphyrinogen decarboxylase: MTSVFNDRFLKACRGDKTDTVPVWFMRQAGRSQPEYRALKEKYGLFEITHQPELCAYVTRLPVEQYDVDAAILYKDIMTPIPAIGVNVEIKNGIGPVIDSPLRSVRDIEKIGELEPENDIPYVLDTIKLLTREQLNVPLIGFSGGPFTVASYLIEGGPSKNYNKTKALMHSDPKAWELLMKKLGQMTVTYLKAQIHAGAKAVQIFDSWVGALNVEDYKKHVKPIMNDIFSSLKEENVPMIMYGVGAGHLTGEWDDLPLDVIGLDWRIQIEQARKKGITKALQGNLDPTVLLAPWDVIEEKTKQILDQGMESDKYIFNLGHGIFPEILPETLKKLTSFIHTYSTNQKQS, from the coding sequence ATGACGAGTGTTTTTAATGACAGGTTTTTAAAAGCCTGCCGCGGAGACAAAACGGATACGGTCCCTGTTTGGTTTATGAGACAGGCGGGCCGATCCCAGCCGGAATATCGGGCTTTAAAAGAAAAGTACGGCTTGTTTGAAATTACACACCAGCCCGAATTATGTGCTTATGTAACAAGGCTTCCTGTTGAACAATATGATGTTGACGCAGCAATCCTTTACAAAGATATTATGACCCCTATACCGGCAATAGGAGTTAACGTGGAAATTAAAAACGGAATCGGTCCGGTTATTGACTCACCTCTTCGAAGCGTGCGAGATATTGAAAAAATTGGTGAGCTTGAACCGGAAAATGATATCCCGTATGTGCTTGATACGATAAAGCTTTTAACTAGGGAACAGCTCAATGTACCGTTGATCGGATTTTCAGGCGGGCCGTTTACTGTAGCGAGCTATTTAATTGAGGGCGGACCTTCAAAAAATTACAACAAAACAAAAGCGTTAATGCACAGTGATCCTAAAGCCTGGGAGCTTCTTATGAAAAAGCTTGGACAAATGACAGTGACATATCTCAAGGCTCAAATCCATGCAGGCGCAAAAGCGGTGCAGATATTCGACTCTTGGGTAGGTGCGCTGAATGTAGAAGATTACAAGAAACACGTAAAACCAATCATGAATGACATTTTCTCATCGTTAAAAGAAGAAAATGTACCGATGATTATGTACGGTGTAGGAGCTGGCCATCTCACCGGCGAATGGGACGATCTACCTTTGGATGTTATCGGGTTGGACTGGAGAATCCAAATCGAACAAGCGAGAAAAAAAGGCATCACAAAGGCGCTCCAAGGCAATTTGGACCCCACTGTATTGCTGGCTCCTTGGGACGTAATTGAAGAAAAGACGAAGCAGATTCTTGACCAGGGAATGGAGTCGGACAAATATATTTTTAATCTTGGCCACGGCATTTTCCCTGAAATTCTTCCAGAAACACTTAAGAAATTGACATCATTTATTCATACCTATTCAACAAATCAGAAGCAATCTTAA
- the hemH gene encoding ferrochelatase: MDKKKLGLLVMAYGTPYKDEDIEPYYTHIRRGRPPEPSMLQDLKNRYEAIGGISPLAKITKEQAESLEQRLNELQDEVEFKVYIGLKHISPFIEDAVTAMHADGIEEAVSIVLAPHYSTFSVKSYNSRANNQAEKLGNLKITSIDSWYDEPKFLSYWIEQIKQTYEQMTPIERNAAVLIVSAHSLPEKIRASGDPYEDQLKHSADLIAKGAGISDYTIGWQSEGNTPDPWLGPDVQDLTRDLFNDGYRTFVYAPVGFVADHLEVLYDNDYECKAVTDELGAAYYRPQMPNARPEFIDALADAVLRVSERDIF; this comes from the coding sequence TTGGATAAAAAGAAATTGGGCCTATTGGTAATGGCCTACGGCACGCCATATAAAGATGAAGATATTGAACCTTATTATACACATATTCGCCGAGGGAGACCTCCGGAGCCATCTATGCTGCAAGATTTAAAGAATCGGTATGAAGCAATCGGAGGTATCTCTCCGCTTGCAAAAATAACGAAAGAACAAGCGGAAAGTCTTGAGCAGCGGCTGAATGAGTTACAAGACGAGGTCGAGTTTAAGGTGTACATCGGCTTAAAACATATTTCACCCTTTATTGAGGACGCAGTTACCGCTATGCACGCGGATGGGATTGAAGAAGCAGTCAGCATCGTACTTGCCCCGCATTATTCGACATTTAGCGTGAAGTCATACAATTCCCGGGCAAACAATCAGGCTGAAAAACTCGGCAATTTAAAAATCACCTCGATCGACAGCTGGTATGATGAACCCAAATTTCTTTCTTACTGGATCGAGCAAATCAAACAGACATATGAGCAGATGACTCCGATTGAAAGAAATGCAGCGGTGCTTATCGTTTCTGCGCACAGTCTGCCGGAAAAAATCAGAGCTTCTGGAGATCCTTATGAAGATCAGTTGAAGCATTCAGCAGATTTAATCGCAAAAGGTGCAGGGATTTCTGACTATACGATTGGCTGGCAAAGCGAGGGGAATACGCCTGATCCTTGGCTCGGTCCGGATGTCCAGGATCTGACGAGAGACCTATTTAACGATGGCTATCGTACGTTTGTCTATGCGCCGGTAGGCTTTGTCGCAGATCATCTTGAAGTATTATACGATAACGATTATGAATGCAAGGCTGTGACAGACGAATTAGGTGCTGCGTATTACCGGCCACAAATGCCTAACGCCCGTCCCGAATTTATTGATGCACTTGCAGATGCAGTTTTGCGCGTAAGTGAACGAGATATATTTTAA
- the hemY gene encoding protoporphyrinogen oxidase, which yields MSANRKKIVIIGGGITGLSAAFYLEKEMKEKALPIDCTLIEASPRLGGKIQTIHKDGYVIERGPDSFLERKKSATELAEQLGFGENLVNNATGQSYVLVDEKLHPIPEGAVMGIPTKLSPFIKTGLFSVFGKARASLDLILPASEAKGDRSLGEFFRRRVGDEVVENLIEPLLSGIYAGDIDKLSLMSTFPQFYQIEQKHRSLILGMKKGRQPVGPKPAKKKGGMFQTINTGLHTMVEAIENRLESTKIYKGTRAVQIERQQGKYLIELDNGQQILADAAIVASPHKSISSLFGHKEELDYLKSMTSTSVANVALGFPDSAVEMEHEGTGFVISRNSDFAITACTWTNKKWPHTAPKGKTLLRAYVGKAGDESIVEQSDSEIVRIVLDDLKRIMKISGDPEMVSVTRWNESMPQYNVGHKQKMKEIRDTFSRSFPGIFLAGASFDGVGIPDCIDQGNLAVNEIIEYLTKAN from the coding sequence ATGAGCGCAAATCGAAAAAAAATAGTAATTATTGGCGGTGGAATAACCGGCCTGTCAGCAGCATTTTATTTGGAAAAAGAAATGAAGGAAAAAGCCCTGCCTATTGACTGTACGTTAATAGAAGCAAGCCCGAGACTCGGAGGGAAAATTCAAACCATCCATAAAGACGGCTACGTAATTGAAAGAGGGCCGGATTCATTTTTAGAAAGAAAAAAAAGTGCGACTGAATTGGCGGAGCAACTTGGCTTTGGAGAAAATTTGGTTAACAATGCCACAGGTCAGTCCTATGTATTAGTCGATGAAAAGCTTCATCCAATACCAGAAGGTGCCGTCATGGGCATTCCGACGAAGCTTTCGCCATTTATTAAGACAGGGCTTTTTTCGGTCTTCGGAAAAGCAAGGGCTTCACTGGATCTGATTTTACCGGCAAGCGAAGCGAAGGGAGACCGGTCACTGGGTGAATTTTTCAGGCGCCGTGTTGGAGATGAAGTCGTCGAAAACCTGATTGAACCGCTTCTTTCCGGGATATATGCCGGAGATATCGATAAGCTCAGTCTTATGTCAACGTTTCCACAATTTTATCAAATAGAGCAGAAGCACCGCAGCTTAATTTTAGGAATGAAAAAAGGAAGACAGCCGGTCGGGCCTAAGCCGGCGAAAAAGAAGGGCGGCATGTTCCAAACAATTAATACCGGTCTTCATACGATGGTTGAGGCAATTGAAAACAGGCTTGAATCTACAAAAATCTATAAAGGAACAAGAGCTGTACAAATTGAGCGGCAGCAAGGGAAATATCTCATTGAGCTGGATAATGGCCAGCAAATATTAGCTGACGCGGCGATTGTTGCTTCTCCGCATAAATCAATTTCTTCCCTGTTTGGGCATAAGGAAGAGCTCGATTATTTAAAATCAATGACCTCCACTTCGGTCGCCAACGTGGCGCTCGGATTTCCGGATAGTGCGGTTGAGATGGAGCACGAAGGAACCGGTTTTGTCATCTCCCGGAACAGTGACTTTGCCATAACTGCTTGTACATGGACCAACAAAAAATGGCCGCACACCGCGCCAAAAGGAAAAACCCTTCTTCGTGCTTACGTAGGCAAAGCAGGTGACGAATCGATTGTTGAGCAATCAGACAGTGAAATCGTCCGCATTGTGCTCGATGATTTAAAACGCATTATGAAAATTTCCGGTGATCCGGAAATGGTTTCTGTTACGCGTTGGAATGAAAGCATGCCTCAGTATAATGTAGGCCATAAACAAAAAATGAAAGAAATACGCGACACATTCTCACGTTCTTTTCCAGGGATTTTCCTGGCGGGAGCATCATTTGACGGGGTTGGCATTCCCGACTGTATTGATCAGGGCAATCTAGCGGTGAACGAAATAATCGAATATTTAACAAAAGCGAACTGA
- a CDS encoding TetR/AcrR family transcriptional regulator, translated as MGKDRRQLILDAASRAFTEFGYKATTMDLVAKMANVGKGTIYTFFKNKEELFDEIFSSLFKEMRIMADEVMETEMPFHEKVHQALFAILEYRKSHLLTIKVFQESAQLGTPEVKEVIDRIESMIILYIKTKIEQAIEDGEIENCHSELLAFTMYKLYIALIFDWEKKHDPLEKETIANLLQLFIEKKLTAK; from the coding sequence TTGGGAAAAGATCGCAGGCAGCTTATTTTAGATGCAGCGTCAAGAGCATTTACGGAATTTGGCTACAAAGCAACCACAATGGATTTGGTAGCGAAGATGGCCAATGTCGGAAAGGGGACGATTTATACTTTTTTTAAAAATAAAGAAGAGCTTTTTGATGAGATTTTTTCCTCCCTTTTTAAAGAAATGAGAATAATGGCGGATGAAGTGATGGAAACAGAGATGCCATTTCACGAAAAAGTGCATCAGGCGTTATTTGCCATTTTGGAATACCGTAAGTCCCACCTGTTGACCATAAAGGTTTTTCAAGAAAGCGCACAGCTGGGTACGCCAGAAGTAAAGGAAGTTATCGATCGAATTGAATCGATGATCATTCTTTATATAAAAACTAAAATTGAACAAGCGATTGAAGATGGTGAAATCGAAAATTGTCATTCGGAATTATTGGCATTTACGATGTATAAGCTGTATATCGCTCTCATCTTTGACTGGGAAAAAAAACACGATCCGCTTGAGAAAGAGACGATTGCCAATCTGCTTCAGCTTTTTATAGAGAAAAAATTAACGGCAAAATAA
- a CDS encoding YhgE/Pip domain-containing protein — MNIIKEQWKEIVTSKKLLIPLIGVLFIPLIYSGVFLTAYWDPYGSVDKLPVAVVNNDNGADYEGTDLHIGDKMVKELKDNDSFTWKFTDKKKAMQGLNDETYYMVVEIPENFSDEATTVMEKDPQQLDLKYHTNAGSNYAAAQIGDNAIKQLKASVAEEVTKQYVNVMFDTFDKIAKGMEEASSGAKEIDSGTKETKSGSEQLSENLQKLAGSSATLNQGIQELDRGAHELNNGQQTLSGGLGQLSSKSSVLYTGADQAENGSAALESGLKKSLDGHQELAAKLPQQTAGLKELNNNAQRLAQFADSIDPEQIKELMRWVSNAEELQNQLNQIRTLEQAQNERVNQAVDSVEGITPEQKAEIKEKVNQAEGQDSLQSLQSVDLQIDELKKQLEGLPSPEELEKIKQLPENINKLYQGQLAIEDGVNKLTAATEQLYSGAGQLNDGQKQLLSGMETFISKLNEANKGASQLLTGSGKLAAGLDQAAGGTDGLQHGSSQLAEGSKSLESGLGNLASGTETLSNELEKTADKTGDIQAGDKNSQMIADPVQLDSDKMNAVENYGTGLTPYILSLALFVGALMITVIFPIKEPAAEPHSSFSWFMSKFSVILLGGILQAVIAVTVLIAGIGLEPESIWRFYLFSIITSLTFMSITQLLATTMGNPGRFISVILLVLQLGASAGTYPIELVPRFFQIIHFFLPMSYSIEGFRAAISTGNFSTMWQQASILGSFAIVMMLLTWGYFAWSLKRNNTEEHMA; from the coding sequence GTGAACATAATAAAAGAACAATGGAAAGAGATTGTAACGAGCAAAAAGCTGTTGATTCCATTAATTGGTGTTCTGTTTATTCCGCTTATTTACAGCGGAGTGTTTTTAACGGCTTATTGGGATCCGTATGGTTCAGTTGATAAACTTCCGGTCGCTGTTGTAAATAATGACAATGGTGCTGATTATGAAGGAACTGATCTTCATATTGGTGATAAGATGGTGAAGGAATTGAAAGACAACGATTCGTTTACTTGGAAATTCACCGATAAAAAGAAGGCTATGCAAGGCTTAAACGATGAAACGTATTATATGGTGGTTGAAATTCCTGAAAATTTTTCAGATGAAGCTACGACTGTCATGGAGAAAGATCCACAGCAGCTTGATCTGAAGTACCATACAAATGCCGGCAGTAATTATGCTGCAGCCCAAATTGGCGATAACGCCATAAAACAGTTAAAGGCTTCAGTCGCAGAAGAGGTTACCAAACAATATGTCAATGTTATGTTCGACACCTTTGATAAGATTGCTAAAGGTATGGAAGAAGCGAGCTCCGGAGCAAAAGAAATTGATTCCGGTACAAAGGAAACCAAATCAGGAAGCGAGCAATTAAGCGAAAACTTACAGAAGCTTGCGGGAAGCTCTGCCACTTTAAATCAAGGCATACAGGAGCTTGATAGGGGTGCCCATGAATTAAATAATGGGCAGCAAACGTTAAGCGGGGGCTTAGGGCAGCTTTCCTCCAAAAGCTCAGTGCTTTATACAGGTGCAGACCAGGCAGAGAACGGTTCTGCAGCGCTCGAGTCCGGACTGAAGAAAAGTTTAGATGGCCATCAAGAGCTGGCAGCTAAACTTCCGCAGCAGACAGCGGGGTTAAAGGAATTGAATAATAATGCACAGCGCCTGGCGCAATTTGCAGATAGTATTGATCCGGAACAAATAAAAGAGCTGATGAGATGGGTATCGAATGCCGAAGAACTGCAGAACCAATTGAATCAAATAAGGACGCTTGAGCAAGCGCAAAACGAACGAGTGAATCAAGCCGTTGATTCGGTAGAAGGTATTACTCCGGAGCAAAAAGCTGAGATTAAGGAAAAAGTAAACCAGGCAGAAGGACAGGATTCTCTTCAATCTTTACAAAGTGTTGACCTTCAAATTGATGAATTGAAAAAGCAGCTTGAAGGCTTACCGTCCCCAGAAGAACTGGAAAAAATCAAGCAGCTCCCAGAAAACATCAACAAATTGTACCAAGGTCAGCTTGCAATTGAAGACGGAGTAAACAAGCTGACAGCTGCTACAGAACAGCTGTATTCAGGAGCAGGCCAGTTGAATGATGGTCAAAAGCAGCTACTATCTGGAATGGAGACATTTATCAGTAAATTAAATGAAGCCAATAAAGGAGCTTCGCAGCTGCTTACTGGAAGCGGCAAACTTGCGGCGGGACTTGATCAGGCAGCAGGTGGAACAGATGGACTTCAACACGGATCATCTCAGCTTGCGGAAGGGTCGAAATCGTTAGAAAGCGGATTAGGAAATCTAGCATCAGGCACTGAAACATTGTCTAATGAACTAGAGAAGACGGCTGATAAAACCGGAGATATTCAAGCCGGAGATAAAAATTCGCAAATGATTGCGGATCCGGTACAGCTTGATTCCGATAAAATGAACGCAGTTGAAAATTATGGAACAGGCTTAACGCCGTATATTTTATCATTGGCATTGTTTGTCGGCGCATTAATGATTACGGTGATATTCCCCATTAAGGAGCCAGCAGCAGAACCGCATTCTTCATTCAGCTGGTTTATGAGCAAATTCAGCGTGATTTTGCTCGGCGGAATTTTGCAAGCCGTAATTGCAGTGACTGTACTCATCGCTGGAATTGGCCTTGAACCGGAAAGCATCTGGCGCTTTTACTTGTTTTCCATTATTACGAGCTTGACCTTTATGTCCATTACTCAGCTTCTGGCTACGACGATGGGGAACCCGGGAAGGTTTATCTCAGTTATTCTTTTGGTACTTCAATTAGGAGCAAGTGCCGGAACGTATCCAATTGAGCTTGTTCCAAGATTTTTCCAAATTATTCACTTTTTCTTGCCTATGTCGTACAGCATTGAAGGATTCCGTGCGGCGATTTCCACCGGGAATTTCTCAACAATGTGGCAGCAGGCGAGCATACTTGGAAGCTTTGCCATTGTCATGATGCTGTTGACGTGGGGATACTTTGCTTGGTCCTTAAAGAGAAATAATACAGAGGAACATATGGCTTAA
- a CDS encoding FecCD family ABC transporter permease, whose protein sequence is MIQPALQKKQRIILFVLLLLILVTIVIGVGMGYSSLSFDRVILTLFGHGNFKEEFVLYSIRLPRMLITLLAGMALALSGAILQGITRNDLADPGIIGINSGAGVAITVFFLFFPIEPGSFVYLLPLIAFIGAFLTACLIYLFSYNKNDGLQPVKLILTGVGFSTALAGVMVVLISSADRAKVDFIAKWIAGNIWGSDWPFIWALLPWLAVLIPFTLYKANRLNLLGLSEPVAIGVGVSIEKERIVLLLTAVALAASAVSVTGGIAFIGLMAPHMAKALVGPRNQLFIPIAILIGGWLLLFADTIGRGLVDPDGIPAGIMVALIGAPYFMYLLLKK, encoded by the coding sequence ATGATTCAGCCGGCATTACAAAAAAAACAACGAATCATTCTGTTTGTTTTACTATTGCTCATTTTGGTGACAATCGTTATCGGAGTCGGAATGGGGTACTCCTCTTTGTCCTTCGACAGGGTGATTCTAACCCTATTCGGACATGGGAACTTTAAAGAGGAATTTGTACTGTATTCTATTCGCCTGCCGCGAATGCTGATAACACTCCTAGCAGGTATGGCACTTGCGTTATCAGGGGCGATTTTACAAGGAATCACCCGCAACGATTTAGCTGATCCCGGCATCATTGGAATAAATTCAGGTGCAGGTGTAGCCATCACTGTTTTCTTTTTATTTTTCCCGATTGAACCAGGCTCCTTTGTTTATTTGCTTCCGCTTATCGCATTTATCGGGGCTTTTCTCACAGCCTGCCTGATCTATTTGTTTTCATACAACAAAAATGACGGACTTCAGCCTGTCAAATTAATTCTAACAGGCGTCGGGTTTTCCACTGCCCTTGCCGGAGTCATGGTTGTACTCATTTCATCTGCTGATCGTGCAAAAGTAGACTTTATCGCAAAATGGATCGCCGGGAACATTTGGGGTTCGGATTGGCCATTTATTTGGGCGCTCCTTCCGTGGTTAGCAGTACTCATTCCATTTACTTTATACAAGGCAAATCGCTTGAATCTCCTTGGACTCAGTGAGCCTGTGGCAATCGGTGTTGGCGTATCGATCGAAAAGGAACGCATCGTATTGCTTTTAACAGCTGTTGCGCTGGCAGCCTCTGCCGTTTCTGTCACTGGAGGAATTGCCTTTATCGGTCTTATGGCTCCTCATATGGCAAAGGCGTTAGTCGGACCTAGAAATCAATTATTTATTCCCATCGCCATTCTGATTGGCGGCTGGCTGTTACTCTTTGCTGACACCATCGGCCGCGGGCTCGTAGATCCCGACGGTATTCCGGCAGGCATTATGGTCGCATTGATCGGTGCGCCATATTTTATGTATTTGTTGTTGAAGAAATGA
- a CDS encoding FecCD family ABC transporter permease has product MAKVNQPSIPFAYKMLAGIVVLASMFAASMVYGAADVSVKDVWLALTSGAAGEKISIIRETRLPREIAAIFVGSALAVSGAIMQGMTRNPLADPGLLGLTAGANVGLALTLALVPSANYFGIMVACFIGAGVGAIMVFGIGAMKKGGFSPYRIVLAGAAVSAFLYAIAEGIGIYFKISKDVSMWTAGGLIGTTWSQLQVIASFILLGIFISFILSRQLTILSVSEEAAVGLGQKTIQIKTILFLVIILLAGASVALAGKMAFIGLLVPHVVRAIVGTDYRFVLPMSAIFGAAFMMLADTLARTIQAPFETPLAAIVAMMGLPFFLFIVNKGGKAFS; this is encoded by the coding sequence ATGGCGAAAGTAAACCAACCTTCTATTCCATTCGCATATAAAATGCTTGCAGGCATTGTAGTATTAGCCAGTATGTTTGCTGCTTCCATGGTATATGGGGCAGCTGACGTCTCTGTCAAGGATGTTTGGCTCGCACTTACCTCCGGTGCCGCAGGCGAGAAAATTTCAATCATCCGTGAAACTCGTTTGCCTAGGGAAATTGCGGCGATTTTTGTCGGGTCGGCCTTAGCTGTTTCTGGAGCAATCATGCAAGGAATGACGAGAAACCCGCTGGCCGATCCTGGATTACTTGGCTTAACGGCCGGGGCAAATGTGGGACTGGCGCTTACGCTAGCACTTGTCCCTTCAGCAAACTACTTCGGTATTATGGTTGCTTGTTTTATCGGTGCTGGTGTTGGTGCGATAATGGTGTTCGGTATTGGCGCAATGAAAAAGGGCGGCTTTTCTCCTTATCGTATCGTGTTGGCCGGGGCGGCTGTTTCTGCCTTTTTATATGCGATCGCTGAAGGAATTGGCATCTATTTTAAAATCTCAAAGGATGTCTCCATGTGGACAGCCGGAGGATTAATCGGAACGACATGGAGCCAGCTGCAAGTCATTGCCTCATTTATTTTGCTGGGCATTTTTATTTCTTTCATTCTCTCAAGACAGCTTACGATTCTTAGTGTAAGCGAAGAAGCCGCTGTAGGACTCGGGCAAAAGACGATCCAAATAAAAACGATTCTTTTTCTTGTCATTATCCTGCTCGCTGGCGCTTCAGTTGCGCTGGCTGGCAAAATGGCATTCATCGGATTGCTCGTTCCCCACGTAGTACGTGCGATCGTTGGGACGGATTACCGTTTTGTCCTGCCCATGTCTGCCATTTTTGGAGCGGCTTTTATGATGTTGGCCGATACGCTTGCCCGTACGATCCAAGCACCATTTGAAACACCTTTGGCGGCAATTGTTGCGATGATGGGCCTTCCTTTCTTCCTGTTCATCGTGAATAAAGGAGGCAAAGCTTTTTCATGA